From one Amycolatopsis sp. FDAARGOS 1241 genomic stretch:
- a CDS encoding ABC transporter permease: MLLDTWLIFRRDMTAALRNPAWLLIGIMQPLLYLFFFGPLLVKTLNAQGLSDVDGWMVLTPALIAQLALFGSSFVGFSLLADYRSGVVERLRVTPVSRAALLLGKVLANALQAVVQSVLIIVLAYLVFDLDAPVGGVLLSLLIVFLLALTLASCSYALALTLKSEESFPALLNAVLMPLLLLSGILIPITAGLAPKWLYTISQINPFRHVVDVERNSFRGDFSMDALFTGSVVVFVMAVLAIWWGTRTFQRENA; this comes from the coding sequence GTGTTGCTTGACACGTGGCTGATCTTCCGCCGCGACATGACCGCCGCGCTGCGGAACCCGGCGTGGCTGCTGATCGGGATCATGCAGCCGCTGCTGTACCTCTTCTTCTTCGGGCCGCTGCTCGTGAAGACGCTCAACGCGCAGGGCCTGTCGGACGTCGACGGCTGGATGGTGCTCACGCCCGCGCTCATCGCGCAGCTCGCGCTGTTCGGCAGCTCGTTCGTCGGCTTCTCCCTGCTGGCCGACTACCGCTCCGGCGTGGTCGAGCGGCTGCGGGTCACGCCGGTGAGCCGCGCGGCGCTGCTGCTCGGGAAGGTGCTGGCCAACGCGCTGCAGGCCGTGGTGCAGTCGGTGCTGATCATCGTGCTGGCGTACCTGGTGTTCGACCTCGACGCACCGGTCGGTGGCGTGCTGCTGAGCCTGCTCATCGTGTTCCTGCTCGCGCTGACGCTGGCGTCGTGCTCGTATGCGCTGGCGCTCACGCTCAAGAGCGAGGAGTCGTTCCCGGCCCTGCTCAACGCGGTGCTCATGCCGCTGCTCCTGCTGTCGGGCATCCTCATCCCGATCACGGCCGGGCTGGCGCCCAAGTGGCTGTACACCATTTCGCAGATCAACCCGTTCCGGCACGTGGTCGACGTGGAGCGCAACAGCTTCCGCGGCGACTTCTCGATGGACGCGCTGTTCACCGGCAGCGTGGTGGTGTTCGTGATGGCCGTGCTCGCGATCTGGTGGGGAACCCGCACGTTCCAACGGGAAAACGCCTGA
- a CDS encoding GH25 family lysozyme has protein sequence MTEPETERGLTLTHREQVLDWAAVRAAEIRFASVTISENVNWSDPGAERTLASAQHAGIHTGARHYARPGAVHDQADHFVRTASKLGAFAPGSLAPALEVDAQSVDDRFVKSWIKHVRHAARIRRVLVYAGHDCWAHRLHPDRWADPDVVLWLVRHNGIAGRPGWFHARLGLHQHAYSGLAGIAGPVAQDAVVYPFTLSDVLL, from the coding sequence GTGACGGAACCGGAGACCGAGCGAGGGCTCACCCTCACCCACCGCGAGCAGGTGCTCGACTGGGCGGCGGTGCGCGCCGCCGAAATCCGGTTCGCGTCCGTGACGATCAGCGAGAACGTGAACTGGAGCGACCCTGGTGCCGAGCGGACGCTCGCGTCGGCGCAGCACGCCGGCATCCACACGGGCGCACGGCACTACGCGCGCCCGGGCGCCGTGCACGACCAGGCCGACCACTTCGTGCGGACGGCGAGCAAGCTCGGCGCGTTCGCGCCGGGGTCGCTGGCGCCCGCGCTGGAAGTGGACGCGCAGAGCGTGGACGACCGGTTCGTGAAGTCGTGGATCAAGCACGTGCGGCACGCGGCCCGGATCCGGCGCGTGCTCGTGTACGCCGGCCACGATTGCTGGGCGCACCGGCTGCACCCCGACCGCTGGGCCGATCCGGACGTGGTGCTGTGGCTGGTGCGGCACAACGGCATCGCCGGCCGGCCCGGGTGGTTCCACGCCCGGCTGGGGCTGCACCAGCACGCGTACTCGGGGTTGGCGGGAATCGCGGGACCGGTGGCGCAGGACGCGGTGGTCTACCCGTTCACGTTGTCCGATGTGCTGCTCTGA
- a CDS encoding QsdR family transcriptional regulator: MFASRPDPATAFALARAWFLAGRRVDMRDLAAELGVSRATLHRWVGSRDHLLGEVLWSETSLVFDNVSFTGRGAAGIADAIGAFVSTVNGSAAFRTFLQREPERALRLLTTKASVVQSRTIEKLSALLETEASAGRLAAPLPVPDLAYVLVRLGESFIYTDVITGDEPDAAKAHAAVSALLG; the protein is encoded by the coding sequence ATGTTCGCCTCGCGCCCCGACCCCGCCACCGCCTTCGCCCTGGCCCGCGCCTGGTTCCTCGCCGGCCGCCGCGTCGACATGCGCGACCTGGCCGCGGAACTGGGCGTCAGCCGCGCCACCCTCCACCGCTGGGTCGGCAGCCGCGACCACCTCCTGGGCGAAGTCCTGTGGTCCGAGACGTCCTTGGTGTTCGACAACGTGTCCTTCACCGGCCGCGGCGCCGCTGGGATCGCCGATGCGATCGGCGCGTTCGTCTCGACGGTGAACGGCTCCGCGGCCTTCCGGACCTTCCTGCAACGAGAGCCGGAGCGCGCGCTGCGTTTGCTGACGACGAAGGCGAGCGTGGTCCAGTCGCGCACCATCGAGAAGCTCTCGGCCCTCCTGGAAACGGAGGCCTCGGCGGGTCGGCTGGCCGCCCCGCTCCCCGTTCCGGACCTCGCGTATGTCCTCGTGCGGCTGGGCGAATCCTTCATCTACACGGACGTGATCACGGGTGATGAGCCTGATGCGGCGAAAGCGCATGCCGCCGTTTCGGCCCTGTTGGGCTGA
- a CDS encoding PadR family transcriptional regulator has translation MSATRLLVLGVVRMFGRAHGYQVRRELLTWSAEKWANVQPGSIYHALKKMAAENLLEKVDVEPGDAGPDRVAYRLTTDGEQEFQLLLTRALSDPEVGHPEMSAGIGLMPALPRAHAISLLRQRLVHLEGEERRARLMLEEQADWGQPPHVVELFRLWAGISGASHTWLENLIERLEKGEYVMADDPDPLFRGPG, from the coding sequence GTGTCGGCGACGCGTCTGCTCGTGCTCGGAGTGGTGCGCATGTTCGGCCGGGCGCACGGCTACCAGGTGCGCCGCGAGCTGCTGACCTGGTCCGCCGAGAAGTGGGCCAACGTGCAGCCCGGGTCGATCTACCACGCGCTGAAGAAGATGGCCGCGGAGAACCTCCTGGAGAAGGTGGACGTCGAGCCGGGTGACGCCGGCCCGGACCGCGTGGCCTACCGGCTCACGACCGACGGTGAGCAGGAGTTCCAGCTGCTGCTCACGCGCGCCCTGTCCGACCCCGAGGTGGGCCACCCCGAGATGTCGGCGGGCATCGGGCTCATGCCCGCGCTGCCCCGCGCGCACGCGATCAGCCTGCTGCGGCAGCGGCTCGTGCACCTGGAGGGTGAGGAACGCCGGGCGCGGCTGATGCTCGAAGAGCAGGCCGATTGGGGCCAGCCGCCGCACGTCGTCGAGCTGTTCCGGCTGTGGGCAGGTATCTCCGGGGCCAGCCACACGTGGCTCGAGAACCTGATCGAGCGGCTCGAGAAGGGCGAGTACGTGATGGCCGACGACCCCGACCCGTTGTTCCGCGGCCCCGGGTGA
- a CDS encoding ATP-binding cassette domain-containing protein, giving the protein MITARGLQRRFRRKGRGGGEVHAVKGVDLDVAAGELVGFLGPNGAGKTTTLRMLTTLLRPTAGTATVGGHDLLTDPLGVRRNIGYVAQGGGSSPEVRVAEEIELQGRLYGLSKADAIARGEVLSEQLDLAGLGQRLTKTLSGGQRRRLDIVLGLIHSPELVFLDEPSTGLDPQSRANLWDHIRRLRAEHGVTIFLTTHYLDEADALADRLIVIDDGRIVAEGTPDSLKSRVSGDGVVIGVDPAVATEAADVARQLAGAHEFDVTDGTIRFRVPRGDTAMPELLRALDAKDIAMTSMQVTRPTLDDVFLTLTGRTLRDAEQQPAAPEVSGVA; this is encoded by the coding sequence ATGATCACGGCACGCGGCCTCCAGCGGCGGTTCCGCCGCAAGGGCCGGGGCGGGGGCGAAGTCCACGCCGTCAAGGGGGTCGACCTCGACGTGGCGGCCGGCGAGTTGGTGGGGTTCCTCGGCCCGAACGGGGCGGGCAAGACCACGACCCTGCGCATGCTCACCACGCTGCTGAGACCGACCGCGGGAACGGCCACGGTCGGTGGGCACGACCTGCTCACCGACCCGCTGGGGGTCCGGCGCAACATCGGTTACGTCGCGCAAGGCGGGGGTTCGTCGCCGGAGGTGCGCGTCGCCGAGGAGATCGAGCTGCAGGGCCGGCTCTACGGGCTGTCGAAGGCCGACGCGATCGCGCGCGGCGAGGTGCTGAGCGAGCAGCTCGACCTCGCGGGGCTGGGCCAGCGCCTCACGAAGACGCTGTCCGGGGGCCAGCGCCGGCGTCTCGACATCGTGCTCGGGCTGATCCACAGCCCCGAGCTCGTGTTCCTCGACGAACCGTCCACCGGGCTCGATCCGCAGAGCCGCGCGAACCTGTGGGACCACATCCGCCGGCTGCGCGCCGAACACGGTGTGACGATCTTCCTGACCACGCACTACCTCGACGAGGCCGACGCGCTGGCCGACCGGCTGATCGTGATCGACGACGGCCGGATCGTCGCCGAGGGCACGCCCGACTCGCTGAAGTCGCGGGTGTCGGGCGACGGCGTGGTCATCGGCGTCGACCCCGCGGTGGCCACGGAGGCGGCCGACGTGGCCCGGCAGCTGGCGGGCGCGCACGAGTTCGACGTGACCGACGGGACGATCCGCTTCCGCGTGCCGCGCGGCGACACGGCCATGCCGGAGCTGCTGCGCGCGCTCGACGCGAAGGACATCGCGATGACGTCCATGCAGGTCACGCGCCCGACGCTCGACGACGTGTTCCTCACGCTGACCGGCCGCACCCTGCGCGACGCCGAGCAGCAGCCCGCCGCCCCGGAGGTGTCCGGTGTTGCTTGA
- a CDS encoding NADPH:quinone oxidoreductase family protein gives MRAVQVTEFGGPEVLNLVELPEPEAGADEVLIDVDRIGVNYADTHQAENSYLAPSKLPLVPGGEVVGRTRQGKRVVALINSGGYAEKAVADKRMAFEVPENVDDLHALSMLVQGATAWVLLRKNAHLEPGESVVVHAAAGGVGSIAVQLAKAWGAGRVIATASTPEKRELAQELGADVAVDSNAEDMTETLLSANGGKRIDVVLDMVGGATTDQSIAALAPFGRLAFYGMASRRQPKAVELRNLLGHSTTITGMWLPHVFRLPGNVFGTALAELFGLIEKGELRAIAGGEYALEDARAAHEALRSRGTVGKLLLDPRK, from the coding sequence ATGCGCGCTGTGCAGGTGACCGAGTTCGGTGGGCCCGAGGTGCTGAACCTCGTCGAGCTGCCGGAGCCCGAGGCCGGGGCCGACGAGGTCTTGATCGACGTCGACCGCATCGGGGTGAACTACGCGGACACGCACCAGGCGGAGAACTCCTACCTCGCCCCCAGCAAGCTGCCGCTTGTGCCGGGTGGGGAAGTGGTCGGCCGGACGCGGCAAGGCAAGCGGGTGGTGGCCCTCATCAACAGCGGTGGGTACGCCGAGAAGGCCGTCGCGGACAAGCGCATGGCGTTTGAAGTGCCGGAGAACGTCGACGACCTCCACGCGCTCTCCATGCTCGTCCAGGGCGCTACCGCTTGGGTTCTCCTGCGCAAGAACGCCCACCTCGAGCCCGGCGAATCCGTCGTGGTCCACGCGGCCGCCGGTGGGGTCGGGTCGATCGCCGTGCAGCTGGCGAAGGCGTGGGGCGCCGGCCGGGTGATCGCGACCGCCAGCACCCCCGAGAAGCGCGAGCTCGCACAGGAACTCGGTGCCGACGTGGCGGTCGACTCGAACGCCGAGGACATGACCGAAACCCTGCTCAGCGCCAACGGCGGCAAGCGCATCGACGTCGTTCTCGACATGGTGGGCGGCGCGACGACGGACCAGAGCATCGCGGCCCTCGCACCGTTCGGGCGCCTCGCGTTCTACGGCATGGCGAGCCGGCGGCAGCCGAAGGCCGTGGAGCTCAGGAACCTGCTCGGCCACAGCACGACGATCACCGGCATGTGGCTGCCGCACGTGTTCCGCCTGCCCGGCAACGTGTTCGGGACCGCGCTCGCCGAGCTGTTCGGGCTCATCGAAAAGGGTGAGCTCCGCGCCATCGCCGGCGGCGAGTACGCGCTCGAAGACGCCCGCGCTGCCCACGAAGCGCTTCGTTCCCGTGGCACGGTCGGCAAGCTGTTGCTCGACCCGCGCAAGTAG
- the metG gene encoding methionine--tRNA ligase, which yields MSTPVLTAVAWPYANGPRHIGHVSGFGVPSDVFSRYQRMAGNRVLMVSGTDEHGTPITVQADKEGLTPQQTADKYTRQIDEDLRGLGLSYDLFTRTTTGNHAEVTQQIFLALNRNGYVVPKTTRGAISPSTGRTLPDRYVEGTCPICGYEAARGDQCDNCGNQLDAAELINPRSRINGETPKFVETEHYFLDLPAFTKTLGDWLATKTDWRPNVLNFTKNLIDDMRPRPITRDLDWGVKIPLDGWRDQPLKRFYVWFDAVIGYFSASVEWARRTGQPDAWQEWWNNADARAYYFMGKDNITFHAQIWPALLLGHNGDGDHGGEPGKYGKLHLPDEIVSSEFLTMSGSKFSTSRGTVIYVHDFLREFGPDALRYFISVAGPETQDTDFTWDEFVRRTNFELANEWGNLVNRSISMAHKNVGAIPRPDAPAPADEELKQLSRKAFDTAGAHLARSRFKAAASEAMRVVTAANRYLSDQEPWKLKDDPARRDTVLHTALQVVSDANTLLTPFLPHSAQKVHEALGGTGVWAAQPELQEVEDLDIPGRINPILTGDYAGEQAKWESKPIEVGRPLPKPTPLFTKLDPKLGEDGPEWAPIIK from the coding sequence ATGAGCACCCCTGTGTTGACCGCGGTGGCCTGGCCCTACGCCAACGGCCCCCGCCACATCGGCCACGTGTCCGGATTCGGCGTCCCGTCCGACGTCTTCTCCCGCTACCAGCGAATGGCCGGCAACCGGGTCCTCATGGTGTCCGGGACCGACGAGCACGGCACCCCGATCACCGTCCAGGCCGACAAGGAGGGCCTGACCCCGCAGCAGACCGCCGACAAGTACACGCGCCAGATCGACGAGGACCTGCGCGGTCTCGGCCTGTCCTACGACCTGTTCACGCGCACCACCACCGGCAACCACGCCGAGGTGACGCAGCAGATCTTCCTCGCGCTCAACCGCAACGGCTACGTCGTGCCGAAGACCACGCGCGGCGCGATCAGCCCGTCGACCGGGCGCACGCTGCCCGACCGCTACGTCGAGGGCACCTGCCCGATCTGCGGTTACGAGGCCGCGCGCGGCGACCAGTGCGACAACTGCGGCAACCAGCTCGACGCGGCCGAGCTCATCAACCCGCGCTCGCGCATCAACGGCGAGACGCCGAAGTTCGTGGAGACCGAGCACTACTTCCTCGACCTGCCGGCGTTCACCAAGACCCTCGGCGACTGGCTGGCCACGAAGACCGACTGGCGGCCGAACGTCCTCAACTTCACGAAGAACCTGATCGACGACATGCGGCCGCGCCCGATCACGCGCGACCTCGACTGGGGCGTGAAGATCCCGCTCGACGGCTGGCGCGACCAGCCGCTCAAGCGCTTCTACGTGTGGTTCGACGCCGTGATCGGTTACTTCTCCGCCAGCGTCGAGTGGGCCCGCCGCACCGGGCAGCCCGACGCGTGGCAGGAGTGGTGGAACAACGCCGACGCGCGCGCCTACTACTTCATGGGCAAGGACAACATCACCTTCCACGCCCAGATCTGGCCCGCGCTGCTGCTCGGCCACAACGGCGACGGCGACCATGGCGGCGAGCCCGGCAAGTACGGCAAGCTGCACCTGCCCGACGAGATCGTGTCGAGCGAGTTCCTCACCATGAGCGGCTCGAAGTTCTCGACCTCGCGCGGCACCGTGATCTACGTGCACGACTTCCTGCGCGAGTTCGGCCCCGACGCGCTGCGGTACTTCATCTCCGTGGCGGGTCCGGAGACGCAGGACACCGACTTCACGTGGGACGAGTTCGTCCGCCGCACCAACTTCGAGCTGGCCAACGAGTGGGGCAACCTCGTGAACCGGTCGATCTCGATGGCGCACAAGAACGTCGGCGCCATTCCGCGCCCGGACGCCCCCGCGCCGGCCGACGAGGAGCTCAAGCAGCTCTCGCGCAAGGCGTTCGACACCGCCGGCGCCCACCTCGCCCGCTCGCGCTTCAAGGCGGCGGCCTCGGAGGCCATGCGCGTCGTCACGGCCGCGAACCGCTATCTGTCGGACCAGGAGCCGTGGAAGCTCAAGGACGACCCGGCCCGGCGCGACACCGTGCTGCACACCGCGCTGCAGGTCGTGTCCGACGCCAACACGCTGCTGACGCCGTTCCTGCCGCACTCGGCGCAGAAGGTCCACGAGGCCCTCGGCGGCACGGGTGTGTGGGCCGCGCAGCCGGAGCTGCAGGAGGTCGAGGACCTCGACATCCCCGGCCGGATCAACCCGATCCTCACCGGCGACTACGCGGGTGAGCAGGCCAAGTGGGAGTCGAAGCCGATCGAGGTCGGCCGTCCGCTGCCGAAGCCGACGCCGCTGTTCACGAAGCTCGACCCGAAGCTCGGTGAAGACGGCCCCGAGTGGGCGCCGATCATCAAGTAA